A window of Rhinolophus ferrumequinum isolate MPI-CBG mRhiFer1 chromosome X, mRhiFer1_v1.p, whole genome shotgun sequence contains these coding sequences:
- the LOC117026587 gene encoding charged multivesicular body protein 1b-2, whose translation MSNMEKHLFNLKFAAKELNRNAKKCDKEEKAEKAKIKKAIQKGNTEIARIHAENAIRQKNQAINFLRMSARVDAVAARVQTAVTMGKVTKSMAGVVKSMDATLRSMNLEKISSLMDKFEHQFETLDVQTQQMEDTMSSTTTLTTPQNQVDMLLQEMADEAGLDLNMELPQGQTGSVGTSVASTEQDELSQRLARLRDQV comes from the exons AACACCTATTTAACTTAAAGTTTGCAGCAAAAGAACTTAATAGGAATGCCAAGAAAtgtgataaagaagaaaaggctGAAAAGGCCAAGATTAAAAAg GCCATTCAGAAAGGCAATACAGAAATTGCAAGAATACATGCTGAAAATGCAATCCGCCAGAAGAACCAAGCAATTAATTTTTTGAGAATGAGTGCTAGGGTTGATGCTGTGGCAGCCAGAGTTCAAACTGCAGTAACAATGGGCAAG GTAACCAAGTCCATGGCAGGTGTAGTTAAGTCTATGGATGCTACATTGAGGAGTATGAACcttgaaaag atTTCTTCCCTCATGGACAAATTTGAACACCAGTTTGAAACACTGGATGTTCAAACACAACAAATGGAAGACACAATGAGTAGCACTACAACCCTAACAACACCACAA AATCAAGTGGATATGCTGCTTCAGGAAATGGCAGATGAAGCTGG ccTTGATCTCAATATGGAACTACCACAGGGTCAGACAGGATCTGTTGGCACAAGTGTTGCTTCCACGGAACAG GATGAACTATCACAGAGACTTGCTCGTCTACGTGATCAAGTGTAA